In the genome of Gemmatimonadaceae bacterium, one region contains:
- a CDS encoding diacylglycerol kinase family protein → MELLSGGSFLLIVNPAARRAARIVSIARGVLQSAGIAVEEVWTERSGHAAEIASARADSVDRVVVLGGDGTLKEVAGALAHSGRPVGILPGGTGNLVARSLGIPMDARGAARVVLDGVPTATDLGCVRGHGASPHWFAFSVSVGVDVRMLARTWPRAKRWFGPLAYAVTAFGEAMDFTTFRARVRVDNEPLERDAAEVMIANIGSVLSDTLVLGPGIRANDGRLDLCLYSPANTREAIGVLWRMARKHFDAPDRLLFRAGCSFHVACDPPQDVQADGELVGATPFDVEIDAGAALFLVPTRT, encoded by the coding sequence GTGGAGCTTCTGAGCGGAGGCTCGTTCCTCCTCATCGTGAATCCGGCCGCGCGGCGCGCCGCGCGCATTGTGTCGATCGCGCGCGGCGTGCTGCAATCGGCCGGCATTGCAGTCGAAGAAGTCTGGACGGAGCGTTCGGGTCATGCTGCAGAGATCGCCAGCGCTCGCGCGGACAGTGTGGACCGGGTGGTTGTGTTGGGCGGAGACGGGACACTCAAAGAAGTGGCGGGGGCGCTGGCGCATTCTGGACGACCCGTGGGCATTCTGCCCGGAGGAACGGGGAATCTCGTCGCCCGTTCGTTAGGGATTCCAATGGATGCGAGGGGCGCGGCGCGCGTCGTTCTCGACGGCGTGCCGACCGCAACTGACCTGGGATGTGTGCGGGGTCATGGAGCGTCGCCTCACTGGTTCGCGTTTTCGGTGAGCGTCGGCGTGGACGTCCGCATGCTCGCACGCACGTGGCCGCGTGCCAAGCGGTGGTTCGGACCGCTCGCCTATGCGGTGACGGCCTTTGGCGAGGCGATGGACTTCACGACGTTCCGGGCGCGTGTACGCGTCGACAATGAGCCGTTGGAGCGTGACGCAGCGGAGGTGATGATCGCCAATATCGGGAGCGTGTTGAGTGACACGCTCGTGCTCGGTCCCGGGATTCGCGCGAACGACGGCCGGCTCGATCTGTGTCTCTACTCACCAGCCAACACTCGAGAGGCCATTGGGGTGCTGTGGCGCATGGCACGGAAGCATTTCGATGCGCCGGACCGATTGCTGTTTCGGGCCGGATGTAGCTTTCATGTGGCGTGTGATCCGCCGCAAGATGTTCAAGCCGATGGCGAGTTGGTGGGGGCGACGCCATTCGACGTCGAGATCGATGCAGGTGCGGCGCTGTTTCTGGTTCCCACGCGGACGTGA